The window gtatctattcccttctccaggggatcttcccgacccagggatcgaacccgggtctcctgcattgcaagcagattctttaccatctgagccacgagggaagctggTGATCTTATTCCCCAACTCCAAGCTGGGGTAAAGGATAGGCACAAGAGAGTCTCCCCCAACTCCCAAGAACCTCCCAAGGATGGAGCAGCCTCAGCAAGATGGGACGCCCTGGTCCCCTTCAGTTTACCCCAGcagtggagaggagagagggtgTGGGGCCTCCTGCTGCTGCGCCCCCCTCCCCGGGGGGAAGCAGACCTCCTCACCATTGTAGTATCTGTCATCCGGGTCAGGATTGCTCGGGCAGCAGCTTCCCCTGGGGTCCTGGGCTGAGGGGCTCCGAGATGAGTGAGGCCACGAGTCTGCCAGCCACGGGTAGGGAGCAGGGCCAAGGCCCATTGGTGGCCTGAGGGACAGCAGGTGAAGACTGGGGACAGAGAGCCTGCAGAGGCCAGCGAAGTAAGGGAGGCAGGGGCAACGGGCGCTGAGGACTGAGATGGGGAGTGTAGGGGTGGCAGGAGGGAGAAGCTTGGCaccaggaggcaggcagggacaGAGGGACTGGTCTCTTGGGGGAGGGGATCATTCTTGGGAGCTGAGCTAAGAGAATTACCTGGAACTGGCCGCTGACAGGCCTTCTGAATGTGGGAATGACACTGGGGAAGGTGAGGGGGAGACTGTGAGAAGCACCCCTTCCTGGGATTTGAACCCCACTCCCCACTctggaggcagagacagatgTCTTACCTGCAGGTGTGTAGGCAAAGGAGGCTTCCAAAAAGGAACCggtgggagaaagaaaaggggaaatggGAAGAAAAGTCAGAAATATCCATATTCCTGTCCACTCCCTGGCTCTGGTCCTAATTACGCCACTTGGGTGGTACCTTGGACCAAGTTCATCGGAATTCCTAAGGCTTTGACTGAGGCATAAGTATTTTTCTAAAGCTCCCCAAGTGATTCCTGCGTGTAGCCAAGACAGAACCTTTTATCTAAGAGACCTCAGATCTTTCCAGACAGGCACCATCCCAGGAAGAAGGAGAACTCGAGTCTCCTCCTTACAGCGGGCCCCCCTCTCTTCCATCCAGACCCCGCTTGATAATTTATCACCTGGGATCCTGGCGACACTCCCTCTGCCAGCCACCAGGCTCCAGGAAGTGAGTTTCCCTCCCTCCATCAGACTTGCCCCTTCTCTACTGagagtattagtcactcagtcgtgtctaactctttatgacctcatggactgtagcccgccaggctcctctgtccatggaattctccaggcaaagatactggagtgggtggccatgtcctcttccaaggcatcttcccgaccctgggatcgaactcgCGTCTCTTACATttgctgcattggtaggcaggttctttacactagtgtcatctgggaagcccatttctctaCTGGGGCTGACTGCAAAGCTTGTTCCTCCACATACACCAGGAGTCTAAAGGACAAAATCTCACCCCTCTTTGCAGATTCCACCCCCTCTGGACTTTGCCCTTTCCCCCTCCCCGCTGTTCCAGACAGCTGGCGATTCCACCGTGGGCACGCTGCCTCTGTCCAAGGGGCTGAGCTCCAGTGCGACCCCTCTCGTGacctccacccccccaccccgcccccgccagcAGCTGAGTCCCtcttgaagcacaagctggaatctagattgctgggagaaaagtcTATagcctgagatatgcagatgataccactgttatggtaaaaagtgaagaggagctaaagagcctcttgatgaaagtgaaagaggagagtgaaaaagttggcttaaagctcaacattcagaaaacgaagatcatggcatccggtcccatcacttcatggcaaatagatggggaaacagtggaaacagtgtcagactttattttcttgggctccaaaatcactgcagatggtgactgcagccatgaactaaaaagacgcttgctccttggaagaaaagctatgaccaacctagacagcatatgaaaaagcagagacttgactttaccaacaaaggtccgtctagtcaaaactatggtttttccagtagtcatgtatggatgtgagagttggactacaaagaaagctgagcaccaaagaattgatgcttttgaactgcggtgttggagaagccgCTTGAGAGCCTCTTGAaatgcaagaagatcaaaccagtcaatcctaaaggaaatcagtcctgaatgttcattggaaggattgatggtgaagctgaaactccaatactttggccgcctgatgcgaagaactgactcatctgaaaagaccctgatgctgggaaagattgaaggcaggaagagaaggggaggttagaggatgagatgattggatggcatcaccgcctcgatggacatgattttgagcaagctctggggagttggtgatggacagggaagcctggcgtgctgcagtccatggggtcgcaaagagtcgggcacgactgagcgactgaactctcTTTCCATTCTCCGCGCCTCCCTTCTAGGGGAGCGAGATCTCAAGGCTCCGCCCACCCCTCCATCGAGTCTCCCAGCCGCCCGGGCACCCCGGGGCTGGGCTCTCACCGGTGTAGTGACTGAGCTCCTTGCGCTGCCTCCGGCGCCGGTAGAGGGCGGCGCAGAGCCCGAGGAGCAGCGCCCCGCAGGCGGCGCCGCTGCCCGCGAGGAAGGCCGGCTCCCGCAGCACTCTCGCCAGCCGCTCCGCCAGCCCCGGGCCCGCCTCGAGCCCAGGCTCCAGCTCCGGCGGGGACGCTGCGGGGGTCAGAGTGGTGAGGGGAGTAGAGGCACCCCTACCCCAGGACACCCCCCGCCCCACTCCCGAAACCCCAGCTCCTCCCGCCCACCCGCTCCAGACTCACGCAGCTGCACCGACACCGGGGCGCTGGCCACGCCCACGCCCGCGCTGGTAGCCGCCGCGACCTGGGTCCGGTAGAGGAGACCGGGCAGCAGGCCCCGCAGCACCGCCGAGCGCGCCCAGCCGGCCGCGGACCGGTTGAGATGAAAGCGGCTCTCGTTGCCCAGGCACCAGATCTGGGGAGGCCGAGACCCGGGCTTAGAGAGTCAGAAGTGGATCTCTGAATGGTGGGAATGACGTCTCGGCCAGTCGTAATTCACTCGGAGAGAGCACTCTGAAACCTCTCTCCTCTACCCGGACCTCGTCTCCAGTCCCAGAGCCAGTCCTAGGTTCCCTCCTCCCTGATCCTAACCCTCTCCCTCCACTGCCCAGCCTGCCCACCCAGGCCCTTCTCAACCCCTGCACCTGGTATTCCTCGATGACCCCATTTTGCTGCGAGGGGAGCGGAGGTTCCCAGGACACAGTGATACTGCTGTTGCCTTCACCCCCCAAGGCCACGGCCACTCCCTGGGGGGGACCACTGGGGGCTGGGCCAGGGTGGAGCATGGTGAGAAGGACACAGACAGTCATTGCAAGCTGCCCCTCCAGCCCCAACCTTGCTCATCCTCCCAGTGCTAACCTCTTAGAGAACTGAGAGGCATGTCTCCTCCCCTGACCCCCCACCCCTTGCCCTTGGAGGCaaaccttcctcctcccctctctctcttccctcctgtcCACTCATCAGCGCTGTGCCCCACTCCCTTACCCTCCTCAGGAATGCTCCTGGTCACCAAGGGGCTTTCAACCCCCAACTCCTCCTGGCCTTGAGCTTGCACCTTGATCTGGACTTGGGTCCCTGGGGGGAGTCCCCTTAGCACCGTACTTTGCTGGCTTGGATATGGTAGGTCCAGCACTGACCAGCTTCCCCCATCAGGTCCTGCTACCCTCCAAGACACCCGGAAACCTTGCACCAGCTGGATTGGGCCATCTACCTGTGGGAGACAGGACAGAGGATGCCAGAGGAGGGGCTGGAGCCAACAAGtcctcctgccccagcccctccttcACCCAGCAGTCTTCCCCAGCACGCACCTTGCACACTCCCATACGCATTCCCCTATGTCCCCCATCATCATGCCTGCCCTTACGCTCATCCCTGGGCCACACTCACAGTCCAGGACACCTGCAGGGTCCGAGGCCCAAGGACTACAGGCTCCTCCAGACGCACAGACACTTCGGCCAGTCCCTGCTGGCCTTTCCATGGGTCCTCCACTGGCCTGGATGGGCTGCTGTCTGCTGACCAAACAGTCCACTCAGCAAGGGCCTCTGAGACGGGGAGTCAGGACTGAGGGCATGTGTAtgtcccacccctgccctgcccccacagaCCGCTACTTAGTACTTTGGAGCCCATCCCAGGGTCAGGAGATGGCTGGTCAGGGGAAGAGCTTCCAGAGGTGGGCCAGGGTATCCTGCTTTCTGCATAtatttgttgtcgttgttcagttgctaacttgtgtccgactctttgcgaccccacggactgcagcaggccaggcttccttgtccttcactatctcccagagttagtgctcagattcatgtccattgtgttggtgatgccatctaaccatctcatcctctgccaccctcctctccttttgccttcagtttttcccagcatcagggtcttttccaatgagttggctctttgcagattgatttttttttttttttctttgcctaaatgcatggcatgcagaatcttggttccctgaacaggggttgaacctgtgccccctgcagtggaaggaagCACgaagtcctaactgctggaccgcCTGGGGATTCCCCATGTGCACCTTTAAAGGCCTTGTTCCTCATTTCTCACATGGAGATGTCCCTCCAAGTTTCCTTCTAATAAGTAAAGGCTCAGAAAGGAGGAGCTACCAAGATGACTgaatcaatctctctctctctctgtttctctctctcgcCTCTTGTTCCCTCAGTGAAAGGGAAGCATGGCTCCCTATTCCAGGCCCGGCCACCAGCACAGAAACTGGAACCAGATAGGTGCCATAACTTGCAGTCAGGGGGTGCTCTGCAGTGTTGCATGCCATGCCTGTGATCCAGAGATCCAGGCCTCACTCACCCTGGGTGCGGACGGGCTCAGAGACAGGGCTGGGCTCACTGAGGCCCCAGGCTCCCACGGCTCGCACGAGGAATAGGTAGATCGTACTGGGCTGCAGACCGCTGACCGTGTGTGTCTCCAGCTGCACGCCATCCGCCACTGTCCGCCACGTGTTACCAGCGGCTTGGCTACAAGAATGAGGTGACAGGGCTGTGCCAGCCCAAGCTGTCTATTCCTTCTCatccattctctgtcacccccctcTAACTGCGCCTCAGCTGGGGAGACAGAACTGGTAAACCTCTTCCCACCACAGCCAAGACTTTTCAGACACAGCGGAGCCTCCCGGTAGCTTTCCAGTTTTGCATTGGAAACTTCCTCTGTACCTGAAGGCCTCTATCACATACGAGGTGGCTGTGGCCCCAGCTTGTGGGTTGGGCTTCCAGGTCAGAGTAATGCTGTTCTTGGTGATCTCTGTGACCACAGGCTGCGAGGGAGGTCCTGGAGGGGTACTGGGTTCTGCAGGGGGGTCTGGTGTTGCTCCCCAGTCTTCTGCAGTGAGGAGATAATCTTTGAGTAGAACGATGGGGAAAAGATGGCCCCAGTGTCATCTCCTCCTTCCCAGAGGAGCCGTGAGAATGGTGACCCTGGAGCCGGGGACAGCGTGAACTGACCCTGCTCACATCTGCTCCCACAGGTACCACTTCTGTCCTCCTCCCCCCAGCAGCCACAGCATGGCCTTTGGAAGATAAAATCAGTTCTGGGGATTGGGGTGGAGGTACTAACCACCTTTGAGGCCAATTTGGAGAAGAGTGCTGGcaaaaaaatgagagaacaaaggaaaaactCACCTCGCCTCCTAAGCCAGCCACTCCAGGCGGCCTCCCCTGTGGAGCTCCTGGCCACACAGCTGTAGAATCCCATGTGCCCCTCCTGCAGGAGAGGGTGGAGGAACTGGCACACTGGGAGTGAGCAGGGCAGGGTGAAGGGTGGAGGTGGGCATATAGGAGGATGGGGAGGATGCTGTCCACTCTGCGTCAGCGTTCCCCAGCCCTTGTGGCACCAGGGACCATGCCAAAATGGaggacaatttttccatgaataGGGGGGTAGTTTGGGGATGAGTCTCATAAAGAGCACGCCACCTAGATCCCTCCCATGTGCAATTCACAGTAGGGTTCACCCTCctgtgagaatctaatgccaGCCACCGCTGATCTGATAGGAGGCAGAGAGCAGGCGGTTATGTGAGCAATAAGGATTGGCTGTAAATACAGGTGAAGCTTTGCTCGCTCAactgctgctcacctcctgctgtggggCCCGGTTCCTAAGAGGCCTGGACCAGTACCGGTCCATGGCCTGGGGAtcggggacccctgctctaggtGGTCTGAGAGCAGAGGGGCAGAGATGGAGTTCAGGTCGCAGCAGGCACTAGAGTGGGGCACATGGACCACGCGGCCATTCTCAGTTACTTGGGCTCCAGGAGTGAGCCTAACCTGCACGCTGGCGATGTACAGGGTACCATTGGCCATTACACTGAGTTGGACGTCATCCCCTTGCAGCCACTGCCCATCCTTCTTCCACTGGACACTAGGCTGGGGATTCCCGCTCACTCTGCATGGCAGCCACACCGAGGAGCCCAGTGCCAGCGTCTGGTTGGCTGGCCCCTGGAGGATGATGGGAGGCAGTCCTTCCAGGGAAGCTAAGAGAGGAAGAACTTGGGCATCTCAGGGGAGGGTCCTGGATTCAGGCAACCAGCCCCTTCTCCTCGTCTCTACCCCTTCACTTCCCCTTCCCTGGATATCGGAGGGGCTTCTATAACCATGTATTCTCTCTGCCTGGGATCAGCCATCCATTAGTGGCTTCTGTACCTGGTTCCCAAACTTCACAGACATGTGCCAGGAACATGCCTCTCCCCGTGCAGACATATTATATAGAACTCAAGAAAAACAGACCTCTTTCAGCTATTACCTCCTTCCAGCCCTAACTCCATGGGCACGTACCTCCTTTTACCTCCAGCAGAGCCTTGGCCAGGATGCTGCCAGCCACACTGACAGCCTGGCACACATAGTAGCCTGCATCCCTGCTCTGCACTTCAGTGATGTTGAGCTGGCCTCTGGGAGAGACTGAGAAGCGCCCCGTGGGCTGAAGCGACTGACTGGGGAATAGCAGAGCCTGGGGACAGAGCAAGCAACAGAGCCCGGTAGCAGCTGCCAGGGAGAACTCCGCATTCTCAGCAACCCCAGGATCCAGAGAATTCCTAAGGTTCTAGTTCATAACGCTGTCCCTAGCCAGTTTTGTGACTTGAGGGAAACTAGTTAAGCCTATTCACAACAGTAATGGAGTTTTATTAGATGATTTGGGGGTACACATCCCAGCTCTACTAGTTGGGGAAATCTGAGCAAGCTAATTAACCTTCCTGACACCCAATTTCCCCAAATTTGACTCTTAGAGGGTAGTTATAAggattaacggagaaggcaatggcaccccactccagtactcttgcctggaaaatcccatggacggaggagcctggtgggctgcggtccatgtggtcacaaagagtcggacacgaccgagcgacttcactttcacttttcactttcatgcattggagaaggaaatggcaacccactccagtgttcttgcctgaagaatcccagggacgggggagcctggtgggctgccgtctctggggtcgcacagagtcggacacgactgacgcgacttagcagcagcagtagcagcataaggATTAAATCAAGTAATTGCATGAAACTCTTTCAATAGATTGAGCGAGAAATATTAAGTATGTTCCGTTACTTTCTGGTTCTAACATTTTACATTAGATACACAGAAGGTAGGAAAGCAGGTTTGGGTTTCAGGGAAAATGACACCACGTTGAGTCCCTCTCTGATACCTACTCCCACCCTCTACTACcatcagcatttaaaaaacatttatgtaTGTGGCTGcgcagggtcttagttgcactgggtctttgttgcagcatgtgggatctttacttGGGGCATGCGAACCCAGTGGAGGCATGAGATCTAGTTACCTGACCGGACATCAAACCcagaccccccccaccccacccccacccccagcattaggagtgcggagtcttagccactggaccaccagggaagttcctattatcagcatttttattcacttaaaaatataattaaaatgtagCAGTTCACAGTGCTAGAAAAGATATTGAAAAATCGGGGGTGTGGATATGCAGTGAGGTGGTGGTGGCCTGGTTTCCTAGTGGGGTGGGTTTAATCAgacttaaattttgttttatgggcttccctggtagctcagctggtaaataatcagCCTGAAATGCGGGTGACCCCGGTTCAATTTTGTTTTATGCTGAGTTCCATACCAAAGCTGCTCAGGGTATAACCGTCACAGGCTCATCTCAGAACTCTGAGATTGGCCTGTGAAGGTTAAAGAGGGGTGGCTGTGAGCTCCCCCTGGTGGAAGTCTTTTGTAAGTAGATGAGCCTGTCACTTTCTACCCTGAGCAGCTTTGGTATGGAACTCGCTTTCCAGAGCAGGATGTTAAAGTCCAGGCCCAGGCGCGGAGAGGAGGAAGGATCTAATTGGATCTGCTACATCCTCAgcacgtgcgtgtgtgctaagtcactcagtcgtgtccgactctttgcgacccatggactgtagcctgccaggctcctctgtccatagagattctccaggcaagtatactggagtgggtagctattcccttctccaggggaatcttcccgacccaggtattgaaccctagtctcttatatctcctgcattggctggtgggttctttaccacaagtgccacctagaaagcccacaTCCTCTGGATAGCCTTGTCCAAAACAGAAAGATTCTCCAAGGAATTCCCATATAGGACTGTTCCCTGCCACCTAACTATATTCTCCTTTGTTCCAGGCcttttatattcattatcttatttaatcctcccaaATAACCTGCATGGGTTTCTGGGAGGAGGGTaagactgaagcccagagagaagTTTGCAGAATGTGAGAGGAGGGAGGCTGAGACCCAGAGGAGGAGCTGTAGACAGGCCCTGGGAGCTGGCCACCTACTTGACTTCCCTCCTTCTGCCAGAAGATGGCAGGCGGGGGGTTGCCTTTGGTCTCGCACTGGAAAGCCACGCTGTCTCCAGGAGctgccatctggtcctggggttGGGTCACCAGCTGGGGTGGgactgggaaggggagggagataaAGGAACAGGGAGTCAGGGGCACTAAGGGAGGAACAGGAGAAAGAAGCCTGAGCTTGGCTTAGGGAGGAGCAGATATCTGTCTCCTGCTCAAGCCTGTTtagctttctcctccttcctctcctcctagaagtctcagggtgtgtgtgcttagtcgctcagtcatgcccaaatatttgtgaccccatggactgtagcctgccaggctcttcagtccacggggattctccaggcaagaatactggagtctcaGGGGACCCATTCATATCTCCTGCTCTGTCCTTTCTCCGCCTTCTCCACCTCCACCCATCCTCCATCTGCCCTCGTCCCATGCCCGCCAAGGGCAGCCCAGGGGGGCCCTCACCGTGAACAATGAGGGAGCCAGACGCTTCAGCGCGGCCCACGCTGTTCTCCGCCACACAGGTGTATGTCCCCTCATCTTCAGCACTCACACGCCCAATCTGAAGGCTGTTGTCGCTCTGGATCTCGtacctgctcccctccccacccccaggctgggtTGGCCACAACTACGGATCCCATCTAGCATCCCCCAGGACGGACACCAGAATCGGGGTACATAAGGCCAAGGTAGACAAGGTAGAAGCTGGTACTCATGGACTCATGAATGGAGGTGGGGACTGGTTGGGGCAGGGCCACAGGCTCTGGGAACAGACTGCATGGTCCAGTGAGAGGCATctaccttatttttctttttccagttttctagGGCTGGGTATGTTCTCAAGCTGATTGGGTCTCCTTACAGGCAGTAGGAGGGGGCTTCTCACCTGCCTGCGGGCAGTTCCCCATCCTCCTTGCGCCAGCGTAGACGAGGAGGGGGATCCCCCTGCACCTCACACGGAAAGTCCACGGGGGCACCAGCCAGGACCACCTGATTGACTGGTCTACGCAGGAAGGAGGGACGCTctgtggaggggtgggggagtgaAGAATCAGTGGGTCTGCACAGCTACTCACTCCCTGGGCTGCCCACTCCCATAACTCCCAGACTGCACAAACCTACCCAGGACCACAAGTTTGGCTGCCCCACTCTCCCGTTCTCCTGCCATGTTGGAGGCCACGCACACATACATCCCTGCATCGCTTTTGAAAGTATGTGACATCATCAGCTTCCCTCCACGGATCTGCAGAGTAATCATGGAGACTTCAGTCCTTTATAGCCATAAAAGCACACTTGTTTATTTGATCCTCGCAGCAAGCTAATGAAGACAGCCAGTGAAGTTGACCCACTTATAGTAgtagtagtcgctcagtcgtgtccaattctttgtgaccccatggagcccgccaggctcctctgtccataggattctccaggcaagaatactggagtgtgttgccatgcaaCCCACTGGAGGATCTCCACGGGATcctcctgacttagggatcgaactggggtctcctgcactgcaggcagattctttaccatctgagccaccagggaagccctctaaggaatccttaagtgatttgcccaaggtagGGCTCAGGTGTATCTTTGCTCCCGTAGCCCAGACCACTTCCCACCAGTCCATGGGGCATCATACCCCCACCTTCTTACACTAATTCCATCCTACCCATGCTGATTTATCCCCCATTCAGTAGCTGACTCTCAGCCTCTGGTCAGCTAATGTCCCAATTTAAAATCTCTTATTGCTTCCAGgacatcccccccacccccacccttccaAAACCTTTAGATTCAGACCTTCCTCCTTTGACCCTTGTCCCAGATCTCTAGCCTAGGGGCCTGACCTTCAGGATGTTCCTGGTCAGGACCTGGCTCCCAGTGAGATCCCCTACCCTGGTCGCACCCCTCACCGTgatcctcccctcctcctccttgagTCTAACACCATCCTTCTTCCAGGACACCGAAGGCTCTGGGTGGCCGCGGGGGGGCACGCATTCCATTACGGCTGGCTCCCCCACTGCCACCACCGCGTTCCCAGGAGACTGCCGGAAATCATCGCGGAGGactggagagagggagaaagaaagaaagccagaATGAATGACCAGAGGAATAAATAGGTGTGGGGTGACATAACTGGGTGAGGACTCAGGAAATTGTTTGGGGGAAGAGCTGGATCACCACCGCAGGCCGGAACTCTTCTCCGGCTGCGATAAGACCAGGCCCGCTTCCTCCTCTGGCCAAGGAGAAGGTTTAAGGGAGGCTGCTGATGGGGT is drawn from Bubalus kerabau isolate K-KA32 ecotype Philippines breed swamp buffalo chromosome 5, PCC_UOA_SB_1v2, whole genome shotgun sequence and contains these coding sequences:
- the ROBO3 gene encoding roundabout homolog 3, with amino-acid sequence MLRYLLKTLLQMNLFADSLGGDISNSSDLLFGFNSSVAALNQSLLPPGDPSLNGSRIGPEDAMPRIVEQPPDLLVSRGEPATLPCRAEGRPRPNIEWYKNGARVATAREDPRAHRLLLPSGALFFPRIVHGRRARPDEGVYTCVARNYLGAAASRNASLEVAVLRDDFRQSPGNAVVAVGEPAVMECVPPRGHPEPSVSWKKDGVRLKEEEGRITIRGGKLMMSHTFKSDAGMYVCVASNMAGERESGAAKLVVLERPSFLRRPVNQVVLAGAPVDFPCEVQGDPPPRLRWRKEDGELPAGRYEIQSDNSLQIGRVSAEDEGTYTCVAENSVGRAEASGSLIVHVPPQLVTQPQDQMAAPGDSVAFQCETKGNPPPAIFWQKEGSQALLFPSQSLQPTGRFSVSPRGQLNITEVQSRDAGYYVCQAVSVAGSILAKALLEVKGASLEGLPPIILQGPANQTLALGSSVWLPCRVSGNPQPSVQWKKDGQWLQGDDVQLSVMANGTLYIASVQEGHMGFYSCVARSSTGEAAWSGWLRRREDWGATPDPPAEPSTPPGPPSQPVVTEITKNSITLTWKPNPQAGATATSYVIEAFSQAAGNTWRTVADGVQLETHTVSGLQPSTIYLFLVRAVGAWGLSEPSPVSEPVRTQDSSPSRPVEDPWKGQQGLAEVSVRLEEPVVLGPRTLQVSWTVDGPIQLVQGFRVSWRVAGPDGGSWSVLDLPYPSQQSTVLRGLPPGTQVQIKVQAQGQEELGVESPLVTRSIPEEAPSGPPQGVAVALGGEGNSSITVSWEPPLPSQQNGVIEEYQIWCLGNESRFHLNRSAAGWARSAVLRGLLPGLLYRTQVAAATSAGVGVASAPVSVQLPSPPELEPGLEAGPGLAERLARVLREPAFLAGSGAACGALLLGLCAALYRRRRQRKELSHYTASFAYTPAVSFPHSEGLSAASSRPPMGLGPAPYPWLADSWPHSSRSPSAQDPRGSCCPSNPDPDDRYYNEAGISLYLAQTARGTAASAEGPVYSTIDPAGEELQTFHGGFPPHPSGDPGTWSPYAPPEWSQGDSGARGGKVKLLGKPVQMPSLNWPEALPPPPPSCELSCLEGPEEELEGSSDPEEWCPPMPERSHAAEPSSSGGCLVPPSRGETPSPTPSYGQQSTATLTPSPPDPPQPPTDLPHLHQMPRRVPLGPSSPLSVSQPTLSSHEGRPAGLGAGPSGLHHSPSPVPATAGSAPGRARPVPGELTPPLHGPRTRIRKKPKAFPYRREHSPGDLPPPPLPPPEEEASWALGLRAAGSMSSLEREREHSGERRLVQATPLGAQRRPHPDEEAWLPYSRPSFLSRGQGTSTCSTAGSNSSRGSGSSRGSRGPGWSRSRSRSQSQRPGQKRREEPRAEDVGRKGAASGCVSFEILQPKALVWLGRDREWTGKGREEALRRSLLHSPFP